A genomic region of Colletes latitarsis isolate SP2378_abdomen chromosome 7, iyColLati1, whole genome shotgun sequence contains the following coding sequences:
- the LOC143344084 gene encoding uncharacterized protein LOC143344084, with the protein MLQNCSGSGGPRCVKRALIFVFAWGLVMIAAVQFRNVENNYRETPTADESTADAQVDDVYRRREALTHNRGSSSLGLSRYLLQRSPADSSFSNSGGSGLLTTLTTLANGPTKNPLDLEPLLDKRPAKTEEELIQEIEQRLPSLPLAYWNKNSKYSGGQAKSKGNDSCSSLKYPSIYDIEFNNVYWQTMKTSNGTFQFFGAFYDRRKLSRIGPAIRIIGMIDRIEPTVKTHCQLWYDGEREPKVVETLEYKYIWYSKWGNYKQGIYQPYVIACKVPQSHWLKGAPASVSMVEKPCDTASNNLRVIYNKPERKKDFAVCVKGLDFLHEDLSVRLVEWIELITLLGADKIFFYQLQVHPNVTKVLDHYQRLGKVHVTPLTLPGGQPNVPAFQHMYLTKKTNHKRQNELIPYNDCLYKHMYEYEYIALLDVDEVIMPVQDATWQDLMKRVLAKAFKIRNETRASYNVRNVYFLDDLLHSHGYFNDIPKYMHMLQHVYRSKNFTKPNQYIKCFHNPERVVTLHNHFPLACLGAGCTSYPIETEDAQLQHYRADCVKSLKKTCVEYRENSVLDTSIWQYKDQLIERVTRTLETLGFFGPS; encoded by the exons ATGTTGCAAAACTGCAGCGGCAGCGGCGGGCCTAGGTGCGTCAAACGCGCCCTAATCTTCGTCTTCGCTTGGGGACTGGTGATGATCGCGGCGGTACAGTTTCGCAATGTGGAGAACAATTATCGGGAGACGCCGACGGCCGACGAATCGACGGCCGACGCGCAGGTGGACGACGTCTATCGACGCCGGGAGGCCCTGACCCACAATCGCGGCTCCTCCAGCCTTGGCCTTTCCAGATACCTGCTACAAAGGTCGCCGGCGGACTCCAGTTTCTCGAATTCCGGCGGATCCGGCCTCCTCACGACGCTCACCACCCTAGCCAACGGTCCAACGAAAAACCCCTTGGACTTGGAGCCGCTGCTGGACAAGAGACCTGCGAAAACCGAGGAGGAGCTGATCCAAGAGATCGAGCAGAGGCTGCCTAGCCTGCCCCTAGCCTACTGGAACAAGAACAGCAAGTACTCCGGCGGGCAGGCCAAGTCCAAGGGCAACGACAGCTGCTCCAGCCTGAAGTACCCGTCGATCTACGACATCGAGTTCAATAACGTGTATTGGCAGACGATGAAGACCAGCAACGGGACGTTCCAGTTCTTCGGCGCGTTTTACGATCGACGCAAGCTGTCCAGGATCGGTCCAGCCATCAGGATCATCGGTATGATCGACAGAATCGAACCCACGGTGAAGACCCATTGCCAATTGTGGTACGACGGAGAAAGGGAACCGAAGGTGGTCGAGACCTTGGAGTACAAGTACATTTGGTACTCAAAGTGGGGCAACTACAAGCAGGGCATTTACCAGCCCTACGTGATAGCGTGCAAGGTGCCGCAGTCCCACTGGCTGAAAGGGGCCCCAGCCTCCGTGTCCATGGTCGAGAAGCCTTGCGACACCGCCAGCAACAATCTGAGGGTGATCTACAACAAACCGGAACGCAAGAAAGACTTCGCGGTTTGCGTGAAAGGCCTGGACTTTCTTCACGAGGACCTGTCCGTCAGGCTGGTCGAGTGGATCGAGCTGATCACTCTGCTGGGCGCGGACAAGATCTTCTTCTACCAGCTCCAGGTGCACCCGAACGTGACCAAGGTTCTCGATCACTATCAGAGGCTGGGCAAGGTGCACGTGACTCCGCTCACGTTGCCCGGCGGGCAACCGAACGTGCCCGCGTTCCAGCACATGTATCTGACCAAGAAGACCAACCACAAGAGGCAGAACGAGCTCATCCCCTACAACGACTGTCTCTACAAGCACATGTACGAGTACGAGTACATCGCGCTCCTCGACGTGGACGAGGTGATCATGCCGGTACAGGACGCCACCTGGCAGGACCTGATGAAGAGGGTCCTCGCGAAGGCGTTCAAGATTAGAAACGAGACGCGAGCCTCGTACAACGTTAGGAACGTTTACTTCCTCGACGACCTACTGCACTCTCATGGCTACTTCAATGACATACCGAA GTACATGCACATGTTGCAGCACGTGTATCGTTCTAAAAACTTCACGAAGCCAAATCAGTATATCAAGTGCTTCCACAATCCCGAGAGGGTGGTGACGTTGCACAACCATTTTCCGTTGGCCTGTTTGGGGGCTGGATGCACCAGCTACCCCATAGAGACGGAGGATGCTCAGCTGCAGCATTATCGCGCGGACTGCGTAAAATCGTTGAAGAAAACCTGTGTCGAGTACAGGGAGAACAGCGTGTTGGACACGAGTATTTGGCAATACAAGGACCAGCTGATCGAGAGGGTGACTAGGACCCTCGAAACCCTAGGCTTCTTCGGGCCGAGCTAG